A region of the Pseudarthrobacter oxydans genome:
TGACCATGACGACGTCGGCCCCCTCGGCGAGGTCCAGTTCCACTTCGCGCAGGGCCTCGGTGCGGTTGCCGGCGTCCATCTGGTAGGTCCGCCTGTCCCCCTTCAGCTGGGAATCAACGGCTTCGCGGAACGGGCCGTAGAACGCCGACGCGTACTTGGCTGCGTAGGCGATGACGGAGGTGTTGGTGTGCCCGGCTTGGTCAAGGGCGGACCGGATCGCGGCAACCTGGCCGTCCATCATTCCGGAGGGCCCCAGCATGTGGGCGCCGGCGTCTGCCTGGGCCACGGCCATCCGTGCGTAGATCCCAACCGTGCGGTCGTTGTCCACGTAGCCGTCGGCGTCGAGCACTCCGCAGTGCCCGTGGTCCGTGAACTCGTCCAGGCACACATCGCTCATGATCACCAGGCTGTCCCCGACTTCGGCACGCACGTCCCGGATGGCCTTGTTCAGCACCCCGTCCGGGTCAAGCGATGCCGTTCCCTCGGCGTCGCGGGTTTCCGGGATGCCGAACAGCATGATTCCGCCGAGCCCCAGCTCCACGGCTTCCGCCGCGGCGCGCTTCAGGGTGTCGGTGGTGTGCTGGACAACCCCTGGCATGGAGGTGATGGGGTTGGGCTCGGCCAGGCCTTCGCGGATGAACGCCGGAAGAATCAACTCGGCGGGCGCCAGGCGGGTTTCGGCGGTAAGCCGGCGCATGGCCGGCGTGGTGCGGAGGCGGCGGGGGCGGTCGCTGGGAAAAGTCATGATCCTGTCCTTTGCTTTGGTTCAAGCGTGGTGGGTGTCCGTTGGCGGGCGTCCCCCGCGTCAGGGCGGCTTCCCTGCGTCTTGTTCCGGCTGGAGGGCTGCCGCCACGGCAGCAACAAGCCCGGCCGGCGTGGGCCGGGCCGCGATGGCGGCCACCGGCAAGCCAAGCGCGGAAGCCTGGTCCGCCGTCGGCCGCCCAATCGCCACGAACCGGCAGCGGCCCAGGGGAAACAGCTCATGGAGGCGCCGCGCGGCGCTCGGTGAAGCGGCGATCACGGCGTCGATGCGTCCCGCGGCGAGTTCGGCGGCGGCGGTTGCCGGGGTCAGCAAAGCGTACGACGGCGGCTGCCCCTCCCCTGCCCCGGCCTCCGCCGGGATGGCGAGCCTGCGCTCCGCTGCCGCCGGGTAGTCCACCGTGCGGTAGGCCGTGACGGCGGTGACGCTGCCGCCGGCCCCTGAAAGTCCCTCCGCCAGGCGCGGCGGCGCGATGTCCGCCTGCGGCAGCAGGACCTTGCCGCCCCCGTCCGGCCACACGGACAGCAGGCCGGCGGCGGACTGATCCTCCTCCGGCGCCAGGGCCACAGCAACCCCATGGGCCTCCAGTAGCCTGCGGGTCGCAGCGCCCACGGCTGCGATGCGGGTGGCAGCCGGGATCCAGCGGGCCAGCGCCAGGCCACGTTCGGCGGCCTTGGCAGCGAGCACATGGACCGTGGTGGCGCTGCTGACTACCAGCCAGTCGAAGGCCCCGGCGGCCAGGGCATCGCAGGCAACGTCAAGCGAATGCTGGTCCGGAGCCCGTTCGAAGTCGATCAAGGGCAGCAGCAATGCGTCGGCTCCAGCCTTCCGCAGCGCCTCCACGAGGGGCAGCGAGCGCTCCGGGCTGCGGGTGATGAGTACCCGCGCCCCCGCCAACGGTGCCTTGGGCATGGCCGGGATCAGGAAGCCTGCAGGTCCGCTATGTCAGCGGCGCCGGCGGCCAGGAGTGCTTCGGCAAGTTCGATGCCGAGCAGCGTGGCACCCACCTCTGTCAGGCCGTCGGTGGCGCGCTTGTCCCGGACCGAGGCGGTGCCGTCCACGGCACATACCGCCGCCTCCAGGTGGAGCAGGCTGCCCTTGCGGTAAGCGTAGGCGCCGACGGGCGCCGCGCATCCGGCCTCAAGCCGTGCAAGCAGGGCCCGTTCCGCCGTGACGGCAAGCCGGGTGTCCGGATCATCCAGCGCAGCCAGCGCCTGCGCCAGGACTTCCTTCGAACCTTCTGCGAAGCCGGGCCTCGGCGGAGCGTCCGCGGTGCGGCACTCGATGGCGAGCGCGCCCTGGCCTGCAGCGGGCAGCATAACGTCCGTTTCGAGGAACTCGCTGACCGTATCCAGGCGGCTGATGCGTTCCAGGCCTGCGGCTGCGAGAACCACGGCATCCAGGTCGCAGGACTTGCCCGGAACCACGTCGCTGACGGTGTTGCCCGGCAACCCGGGAACCCGCCCCAGGCGGGTGTCCACGTTGCCGCGGATGTCCACGATCTCCAGGTCCGGGCGGGCGGTGCGGAGCTGGGCTGCGCGCCGGGGCGAACCGGTACCCACCCTGGCACCTGCGGGAAGGTCAGCCAGTTTCAGCCCGTCGCGGGCACACAGGACGTCGCGGACATCGACGCGCCGCGGGGTGGCCGCGAGGCTGAGCCCCACTGCCGCCCCGGTGGGCAGGTCCTTGAGCGAGTGGATCGCAACGTCGCATTCATTGCGCAGCAGCGCATCACGCAGGGCGGCAACGAAGACCCCGGTGCCCCCCATCTGCGAGAGCGAGCCGGTGAGGACGTCGCCGTCGGTCCTGATGTGGACGAGTTCCACCGGGAAGCCTCCGACGGCGGCAAGCTGGTCTGCCGTCTGCTGCGTCTGGGTGAGCGCCAGCTTGCTGGCCCGGGTGCCGATGCGGACCGTCACTGCTGCGGCGCTCCCCCGGAAGAGGCCGGCTGCCCCGTCCCGGCTTCGCCGGGATAGGGGTCGTGCCCGGTGCCAACGGTGGTGTCTGCTCCGGCGATGGTGGGCTTCTCGCCACGGAAGTTCTGGCAGCATCCCGGCCGGCAGACGTCGTACCAGGGACCGAGGTCCGTCAGCGCCGGACGGCCGCTGATGTTGTTCGCCACGGTGCGTTCGGAGATCAGGTCCACCAGGCCGTTGACGAATTTGCGGTGCGTGCCCGGCGTGGGGACGCGGGTGGCGGCGAGTCCAAGCTTGGCGCAGGTTTCCAGGGCTTCGGTGTCAAGGTCCCAGACAACTTCCATGTGGTCGCTGACGAACCCCAGCGGCACAATGACGA
Encoded here:
- the hemB gene encoding porphobilinogen synthase; its protein translation is MTFPSDRPRRLRTTPAMRRLTAETRLAPAELILPAFIREGLAEPNPITSMPGVVQHTTDTLKRAAAEAVELGLGGIMLFGIPETRDAEGTASLDPDGVLNKAIRDVRAEVGDSLVIMSDVCLDEFTDHGHCGVLDADGYVDNDRTVGIYARMAVAQADAGAHMLGPSGMMDGQVAAIRSALDQAGHTNTSVIAYAAKYASAFYGPFREAVDSQLKGDRRTYQMDAGNRTEALREVELDLAEGADVVMVKPAMSYLDIVADVAAMSPVPVAAYQISGEYAMIEAAAANGWIDRRAAITESVLGIRRAGAHMVLTYWAAELAGWLKES
- a CDS encoding uroporphyrinogen-III synthase — translated: MPKAPLAGARVLITRSPERSLPLVEALRKAGADALLLPLIDFERAPDQHSLDVACDALAAGAFDWLVVSSATTVHVLAAKAAERGLALARWIPAATRIAAVGAATRRLLEAHGVAVALAPEEDQSAAGLLSVWPDGGGKVLLPQADIAPPRLAEGLSGAGGSVTAVTAYRTVDYPAAAERRLAIPAEAGAGEGQPPSYALLTPATAAAELAAGRIDAVIAASPSAARRLHELFPLGRCRFVAIGRPTADQASALGLPVAAIAARPTPAGLVAAVAAALQPEQDAGKPP
- the hemC gene encoding hydroxymethylbilane synthase, with protein sequence MTVRIGTRASKLALTQTQQTADQLAAVGGFPVELVHIRTDGDVLTGSLSQMGGTGVFVAALRDALLRNECDVAIHSLKDLPTGAAVGLSLAATPRRVDVRDVLCARDGLKLADLPAGARVGTGSPRRAAQLRTARPDLEIVDIRGNVDTRLGRVPGLPGNTVSDVVPGKSCDLDAVVLAAAGLERISRLDTVSEFLETDVMLPAAGQGALAIECRTADAPPRPGFAEGSKEVLAQALAALDDPDTRLAVTAERALLARLEAGCAAPVGAYAYRKGSLLHLEAAVCAVDGTASVRDKRATDGLTEVGATLLGIELAEALLAAGAADIADLQAS